The Maridesulfovibrio hydrothermalis AM13 = DSM 14728 DNA window GCTGTCTTTGAACGGGGTGAACATTGCACTGTAGCGGTCGCCATCATGCATAAAAGTTGTAAATACAGGCTCCTCAGGAAGTTTGTCGGGAGGCAGGTTCAATGATTCAAAGGCTAGGCGGCTGATTGAATCCTTAAGTTCGCTTATTTTACTTAGTCTTATTTTTTTTCTGTCCTGTGAGGCTTGTTTAAGTTCATCAAGGTCCGGAAAAGCAACAACATCCCCGCTGCTGTTTACAATGAACGCTTTACCATTTTCTCCAATGGTTAATTTTCTGAGGAAATTCGAAAGACCTTCTATGCTGATATCTACTCCCACAACTCCCTGTAAAACTCCTTTGTGGTCATATACCGGGCTTGCGGTAGTTATGCCCGGTTTCTTCTCGGTAAAAAAAAGGTAGGGAGCGGTCCAGACAACATCATTATTCATGACTGCATCAATAAACCACGGACGCTGTCTGGGATCGTACTTGTCTTCTAAATCCATTTTACCGGCCAGCTTTTTATGCTGAGCTGTGTCCCAGCTGAGACTTACTGTTCTGTTTCCGCCATTGATTTGGATTATTTTGGTGTAGAAACCATTTTGAACTTTTGAATCGGAACGGGAAGCCATAAAAAATTCACCCTTTATATTTCCGTAATACACACTGGTGAATTGCTGGTAGAGTGATAACTGCTGGTAAAAATAGCCGATCATTGATTTAGGGTTCTCGCTACTGACAATGTTGCTGTCAGCTAGAAAACGGGTAAGTTCAGCTGCTTTTTCTGCTGGGCGCAGATAGTTTTCAGATTTATCAAGAGTATATGAAGATATATTGACCATGATATCGCGGGCAAGGCCAGTGAGCGCATCGCGGGAGGTCAGGGATGGTGGAATGATGATAACAGCTGCAAAAATAATAGTCAGCGAAATAAAGCATACGGCGAGCCACCATTTTTTAAGAAAGTTCATATCTTTATTTGGTCTCCTGTATTTTCGATATTGAAATAAGATTTCACTATCGGAAAACGGCTCGCTGTGATTTTTATATATGTGTATTATAACAATAATACTAAGTGTCTCTATACATATTTGATACTGTAGCTGTAAAGGGGCAGTTCAACAAGCCAATATATGAAATGCGATGCTTTAAAGAAAGGGCTTGTTTCAATTTTGTGGAAATCGAAACAAGCCCTAAATGAATGGATGTACTCGTCGGAATTAGAAACCAGCTTTGCTTTCAACTCTTGATTCGCGGTAACCGAGGTGATCGCATCTTTTTTTCATGGCGTATGTTGCTGCCAGTGCTGCATTAACCAGCAGAATAATGCCGATAACCGGTGAGAACCAGTTCACGTCCAGCCACCAGTCACCGGCATGATCATATATTGTCCGGATGAAAACTCCGGGCCAGCTGCGGGACATGCCCATGTACTGGTAAAATAAAATAGGTGTTGCGCCAAGATAGGTTATTGCAACAAAGCTTACGAAAAAATGTTTGAACATGTTCTTAAGCATATTTATTAGCCTCCGTAAAAGTGCCAGCCGATAATAAGGGCGGTAACGAAAAGTATTTCCAGCATAGTCAGTTTGAACATAAAACTGCAAATTCTGCGCTGGGTCGGGTTCATTGTAAGCATTATTTTGTCCATGAAAAAACGCCAGAATCTGTGTTTGACTGAGTTTGACTGATGCAGCCGATAGTATTCCCGCAGGCTGGGCAGCCAGTATTGGACAGTTTTCTGCGCATCCTCGGTGGTGAATTTAGAATCAGCCACAGGTGTAAAGTCGTAACGTAGAGAAGTGCTGCCGCCGTTGTCATCCATGCGTGCTGAAATGGATAAGCCTGTTTCAGGAAAGTCTGCTTTAAATATATTCTGCTCAAAGCTGAGTATCGGTTCAGATAGAAATTTTTTATCTACCAGCATGTCTTCTACCGGAGTGCCGGCTTCTGTTTTTTTATCAAGATGCCAGTGTGGATTAAGACGCATCAAAGTTTTAGCCTTGAGCGATTTCCAGAACTTTGGATTCCACTGTAGGTTTGTATCCATCCAGACCGGGGTTTGAATATTATCGGCAATTATTGTCATGGAGCCACCACTACCGGACATTGGATTTTAGTATGAAGTTTTTTATTTTCAAAGCGGTCCCGAAAGCCGGGAGCTTGTTCTTTCTGCCATGCACCCATGATTATAAGGTCAGCTTCCAGTTCCTCTGCGGTTCTGGCGAGCACTTCATCGAGTTTACCGCCTCTGCTGATGAAGTTTACTTCTTTTCCGGAAAGCTCGATTTTAAGCCTGTCCCAGACTGCTCCTATTTCCTTGGCGATTTCTTCTGCCACGTAGGAGCCGAATTTATTACGGGTGGTTGAAGTATTCAGCCAGTCATCGCAGGTCATATCACCCCAGGCATCGTTAATGATTGAAAGAACTGTGATTTTAGCACTGTATTCTTCTGCCCATTGAGCGGCAAGTTTTTCGGCTCTTTGAGCACCGGGTGTTCCGTGAGTGGCAAGTAATATATGTTTCATGGCGATTGTTCTCGAAAAATGTTTTCCGCTTGACGGAAGGCTGTCCCGCAGACAGCCTTCCGCCGAGCGAAAGGGGGGTGTGGTTATGCTAAGCCAGCCATTTAGTGAATAGCAGGACAAAGAATGTCACTACTACAACCAGAACCAGGGCTGTGAGGTCTTCATTTTTTTCAGATGCGAATACCGACAGGGCGCGCTCCTCGTTTTCGGACTTTTCGTCTTCGAGATGCATATCGCATTCAACTTTTGTGGGATTTTCTATCATTTTAATTCTCCTTACTTAAGAACAACGTCTTTGACGAAGTACATGACCACGATGAAGGACAGTGTTGCTTTGGTCACACCGGATATGCCGCCCATGACGAGTGGCCATCCGCCGGCCTGCTTAAGCGACTTACCGGTAATCTGCATACCCAGACCGATCAGCCCGTAAGCAAAGAACCAGATCATGGCATCGGTCAGAGCAACGATTGTTTTGGATTTTTTATGAACCTGCTTTACCGCATGCTCAAGGGCAGATTTCACATCGGTGGACATGATGATCTCTCCGCCTTTATGTCTGGCGAGGATTGATTCAAGGCCGGACATACGTTCGCGGGCAACTGAGTCGAAGAGTTCTTTGTTTTCACGGGTTTCAAAATCACCTGCGATCTGATGCTGTTTAACCAGATCTTCAAAAGCAGCGGATTCTTCCTGAGTCAGACCTTTAATTCCTGTTTTCCAGGCATCTGCGATAACGGTCTGCTCTTCGGGAGCAATTTCAGTACGCTGGCTGTAGCTGAAGTCGAGATATTTGCCTTTGTAGTGTCCTGCGGGGGAGAACAGGCCCATAGATGAGCAGAAGAACAGGAGCAGAAAACCAAGGATGAAGATGGGGAATTTGTCGATAACAACTTCTTTGAAGGTCAGCTTCTGTCCGGAAGCCTTACCGAACCATGTCGCCAGGACCAGCACGATAACAGGCAGGAACAGAACGCGGGTGATGTTGAAAATTTCACCCACTTTGAGTGTTTTGATATCAACTGCGTTAAAAGCAAGACAGGCTGCCGCAACCTGTGCGGAGTTAAGGATACCTGTTCCAGCCCATGCTCCGAATTGAGTTGCGTTCATTCCGGCCAGTTTACCAATAGTTGGGAAGGCAAACATACACAGAATACCGAAGCCCAGAATGGTTCCGATGGTGTAAGCCATTTCAGAACATTTAGCTTTGACAACCGGGGCGCAGGCAACTGTTGCAGATACGCCGCAAACTCCCATACCGGCAGAGAGAACGCCAGTCATGGTTTTTGGCTGGTTAAATAATTTGCCGAGGAACAGAACGAAAAAGACTGTTCCCAGAACGAAGAAACCGATGAGCCAGACTGAAACCATGCCCAGCTTGGCCAGTTCAGCAAAAGAGTAACGTGCGCCAAGCAGGATAACACCCATTTTCAAAACGAAACGGGCGGTTTTTACGCCTGAAGCAGCAAACTTAGGTATACCTGAGCTGTTGGTGATCACGATACCGACAAGAATTCCCAGAACAACATAGTTCAGGTTGAGAACCTTATGAATCTTAAAACCCAGTACGGGGACAAGAGACGAACTCATAATCTTGACCATAGGCTCAGCGAACCAGCGGATGCCCATTGCCAAGGCAATGATGAACAGAATTCCGGGAATGGTTTCCAGAACAAAGGTGTCAAAGTTTGTGGGTTTGTTGTTCCAGCGTACTTTACGCAGAACTGCTGTGGCTAGACCCAGTCCGCCGCCGATAAAGCTTAAGGTCTCCATAAGGTCCATAGCCTTATGAACCTTGAGTGTAGACAGTAAATCTGTAAGTGCCCCTGATGCTACCAGTACTCCATACATCAGCAGCATTGCGCTGATGATCCATACCGGGGTGTTATTGGGACGTCCGTATCCGGCTTGTGCCATTTGAATCCTCCTTTCATTGTTTTGCAAAATGACTAAGTTCTATAAGGCAATGTGTGTGCCAAGTTGTTTGCTGGTAACCATCAGTAATTACACATGTTTTTAGGGGGTGCTTTTTGGAGGGTGTAAACTCCGGTTTACAGCTGGTAAATCCGGGTATACATTTGTGTGAAAATAAGTCTCTGATTTGTCATGATCTGATGGAATGATGTAAGTTCCAGTTTACGCCTTCATTAACTAATAGCTTGTGAAGAGTTCATTTCGCCGGAGATTACATGACTAGCTTCAAACCTAAAAATATACAGGCCAAGTTCCTGATCGGTATCGGGGCTATTGTCTTGACTATCGGAATCTTTTTTGCGTCAGGGATGTATTTTCATCTTAGTTCACTGCTGGATTCGCAGGTTAAAGGTAAGGCTGATCTTATATTTAATCAGGTTGGGGCGGTGCAGTCTTATGTGCGTGAAGTTTTGCGCCCCGAGGTTCGCGCGGTCATTGCTGAAGATGAATTTATTATTGAGGCTATGTCTTCCTCCTATATTTCACGGGCAATTATGCAGCGTGTTGCTTCGGATGATAAAGAGTATCACTATCGTCGTGTTGCCGAGAATGCACGTAATCCCCTTTTTGAAATGAATGCTGAAGAGAGCAGGCTGCTGGGTTATTTCCGGAAACATCCTGATGAAAAATACTGGGAAGGGTATAGAAAGCTTGGCGGGGTAGAATATTTCGTGAAAGCCCGTCCAGTTGTTTTTAAAAAATCCTGCCTGACATGTCACGGCGTAAGTAAAGATGCCCCTGCCGTTCTGCTGAGTCGTTACGGAGATAAGCGGGGCTTCGGGCATAAAGAGAATTCTGTCGGCGGTTTGGTAATTGTCGGTGTGCCGGTGGAAAAGGCTGTGGCCGGCATTAACAAAACTACTGCAAGGTATGCCATTTTATATGGCTGCGTTATGATCTTTTTGTTTGTCCTGATTCAGTTCTTTTTCAATAGACTGGTCATGGGAAATATTCGAAACCTGAGTAGGAAATTTCACACTCTGCTTAAGGATGAAGATAAATCCGAAGTGCTCGATAAAATCGTGCATGGCGATGAAATTGAAGAGGTTGCGCAAGGCATTGAGGAGCTTGGAGAACACTTGCATCAGGCGCAGGAACAGCTCCGCGAGCACTCTGAAAATATGGAGCAGATGGTCGAGGTCCGAACAGATGAACTCAAAAAAGAAGTTCACGAAAGAAGGGCTGATGTCGATTTGTTTGTGCGTTTGCTGGACGGGTTCAATAAAAGTTTCACCCGTAGAGAAATGTGGCAGTTTGCACTGCCTTTGCTGGTGCAGAGATTTAATGCTGAAAGCGCAACCTTTATATGTATGGTTGCTTCGCATAATCATTTTTCATGGCCTGAGTCTACGCCTAAACCGGCGTTACCTGAAAACTGGCGGGAAATTCTAACAGAGGTGAAACCTGTTTTTGAAAAAAACAGAGGCTTTATACCCGTGGCTGCCTCGGAGAATTTAACCGAAGGGATTTTCTGTCTGGTCTGGGATGAAAGTGTGGAAATCAGCAGGCAGGATCAGGATGTTTTGCGGGCAATCGGGCAGCAGATGGGAATCGCTATGGAGAATATAAATGCTCTTAACAATCTGCTGCATCAAAAAGATGTATTGCAGGCTATTGTTGAAGGCATGGGTGATCCGGTTCTTTTTGTGGACGGTAATTGTAATATCATCCTCGCAAATGAAGCTGCCAGAATTTTGGCCGGATCATTTTCCGGCGTTCCATCCGATGTAGAATGCGCAGGTCTTTTTCTTGAAGGTGCGGTACTTGAAAGGTGTTCCTCTGAATCGGGTCTTAAGTGCCATGACAATTTGCCTTGCAAAATTGCTTTGGATGACGGACGCTCCTTTTCAGTCAGTGTTTTTCCTATTGAAGAATCCGGAGAAAAGCAGGGCCGCAGGGTTGTTTGTATCAGGGATATTACGCAGGAAAAGCAGATGCTGGTTAGAATGCAGCAGAGTGAAAAACTGGCGACTGTCGGTAAACTTGCCGCCGGCCTTGCTCATGAAATAAATAATCCTCTCGGTGTTATTAAATGTTACGGTGAACTCCTTAAGGACGGACTGGCCAACCCGGATGTTCTGGCGGATTTAGATATTATTCTTAAACATGCGTCGCAGGCTCAGAATGTTTTGCAGGATTTGCTTAATTTTGCCCGTCCAAGGCCCATTGAATTGGCGGAGCTTGATCTGGCCGGAGCCGTTGCCAACGCTGTTGGAGTTTTCAGGGTTCAGGCAGAAAAGAATGGAGTGCAGGTGTTGTATTTTGTCGATGAGAATCTTCCTTCCATCACAACTAATGCGCAGGCCATCGAACAGATACTTGCCAACCTGCTTAATAACGGCCTTGATGCAGTAAAGCCCGGAAGCGGGGTGATCGATATCAGTTTGTACAGTTCAGGAGAAGAGGAAGTTTTGCTTAGAGTTGCAGATAATGGCTCGGGGCTTGACCGTGAGAGTATCGGCAATATTTTTGATCCTTTCTTTACTACTAAAGAAGTTGGTAAAGGGACCGGTCTGGGGCTTGCCGTTGTTTACGGTCTGGTAAAAGATTTAGGCGGCAGGATTGAGGTCGAGAATGATAACGGCGCAGTTTTTTCCGTTTACCTTCCGGCAGAGAAGGGAGGGCAGTAAATGAAAAATCCTGTAGGCATACTTATCGTAGATGACGAAATTGATTTTGCAACTGGAATTGCAAGGCTTATTCAGCGTTTTTTTCCTCATGAAGAAATAATGACTGTGAATTCCGGTATTGAAGCTCTGAACATTTTGGATAAAAAACCGTTTGGCCTGCTGCTTACTGATTTGAATATGCCGGGTATGGATGGTGCTGAGCTGCTTAAAAAAGCTATTGCCAATCGTCCTGATCTCGGTGTGGTTATTTTGACTGCTTTCGGTACAGTCTCCACTGCGGTAAAGGCCCTGAAACTTGGGGCTTACGATTTTATCACTAAACCTGTTGAACCTGAAGCACTGCGACTGGTGGTTGAGCGGGGCATTGAAAGGTGTAATTTACTCGGGGAAAACAGCAGGCTTAAAAAAGAGCTTTCCGAAAAGCGCGGGCGCGGTGAACTAATTGGTGACTGCCTTGCCATGCGCCGTTTGCAGGAACGCATTTCAGCGGTGGCGGAGTCGGATTATACAGTGCTTATCAGGGGAGAATCCGGAACCGGAAAGGAGCTTGTGGCCCGCACAATTCATCAACTCAGCAACCGTTCCAGCGGTCCGCTCATGACCGTCAATTGTCCGGCAATTTCAGATCAGTTACTTGAAAGTGAACTCTTCGGGCATGTGAAAGGGGCTTTTACCGGTGCAAACCGTACGCGCAAGGGTATTTTTGTTAACGCCAACAAAGGGACACTGCTGCTTGATGAAATCGGGGATATCACTTCGGGAATTCAGACCAAGCTGCTTAGAGTGTTGCAGGAAGGGGAAGTGCGTCCTGTCGGTTCAAGTAATAATGTAAAGGTTGATGTGCGTATAATAGCATCAACAAACAGGAATCTTGAAGCTAAGGTCGCGGACCGCAGTTTCAGAAGTGATCTGTATTATCGCTTGAACGTGCTGACTTTGCACGTGCCGACTCTTGGTGAGCGCAAGGAGGATATTCCTCTTTTGGCCCGTCATTTTTTGAAAGCAACCTGCAAGGAGACTGGAGTGCCTGCTAAAGAATTATCCACTGACGCAGTTGTTTACCTTTCCATGCGCAAATGGCCCGGCAATATCAGGGAGCTTCAGAATTTTATTCGCAGGTTGACTGTTTTTTCCCCCGCGGACGTAATTGAAATGGCGCAGATACGCATGGTTGAATCAATTGACGGTTCCCCGCAGGATATTGTCCGTTCAATTTCTCCATACAAGGAAGCTAAAGAGAAGCTGGTGGATGACTTTACGCGGACTTACACCACTGAGCTTCTTGGCAACTACAAAGGTAATGTCTCCGAGGCCGCAAGGCAGAGTGGACTTTCGCGTATGGCTTTGCTCAAGATACTTAAACGGCTTGATATTGATGCTGATGAATTCAGACATGGCGGCGCAGGTTAGCAGGATTCACATGAATTAATACCGGAGGGCATATGGATGTTGTGAAGGTCTTAAGGTACTGGGCTGAAAATATTTTCACCCCGCGCTCTATGCTGCAACGTAAGTATGAATCTTTTAAGGCTCTGCTGGAATACGATTCCAAAGCCCTTAACCTGATCGCTGATCTTGAAGAAATATTTTATGGTGAAAAGCTGGCTGACCGTCAACAGACCGTAGCTCTGCATGCGGAGCTTGCTGATGCCGTCGAAGGGATGATCCGGCAGCTTCTTGTTATGAACCCTTTGAATTATCATGACCTTCCGGATAATTTCCAGCGCATTAATACTGCCGCACGTACTTCCGTTATTCCGCAATTATCTGAATCAAAAGTTCCGTACATCATATCATTGGCAGAGGCCGGTGAACAGCCGCATTTAGCTGGAGGAAAAGGGGCTAATCTGGGTAAGGTTTTTAACCTTGACGGTATAAATGTGCCCACCGGTTTTGTCATTACTGCCAACGCTTTTCATTACTTTATAGAATATAACGGTCTTAGAGCTGAACTTGACAAAAGGCTTTGTAAGATGGAGGCGGGAAAGCGCGACCTGCTGGCTGTTCTGACCCTTGAGATTCAGGAGTTGATCCTTGCCGGTGAGCTGCCTCCTGATCTGGTTGATGAAATGGAGCAGGCCCGTTGTCAATATCTGGAGGATGAAACGATTCTGGCAGTACGTTCCAGTGCACTTGCTGAGGATAGTGAAATTTCATTTGCCGGACAGTATGCCAGTGAACTGAATATTGCAGTTGATGATGTAGTTGATGCATATAAGCGGGTTCTGGCTGGTAAATATTGCCCCCGCGCGGTTTCTTATCGAATTGTCAACGGGCTTACTGACAGTGATACTGCAATGGCTGTTCTGATCATTCCCATGATCGATGCCCGGAGTGCCGGAGTTATTTATTCCATTGATCCGGATTGCCTGAACCGCGATTCTATAGGAATTTACGGGGTCAGCGGGCTGGGAAATTCTTTGGTGGACGGCAGCGTTGTGCCTGCCAAAGCATCACTTCATCGGGAGCAGACCCCTCGTTTAGTAAGTGAATGCGCTTTTGATTCGGCGAGCTTGCCGGACGAAAAGATGCTGGTGGAACTTGCTCGCTGCGCTTTGCGGCTGGAGGAGTATTTCGGGTGTCCGCAGGATGTGGAGTGGGCTATCGATCAGGGCGGAGAATTTCATATTTTACAAACGCGTCCGTTGCAGCAGGAGCATGATGTTGCGACCGTAACACATGGTCCGATTCCTGCCGTACCTTATATTGATGGACTTGAACGGGCTTCTGCGGGGGCCGGATGCGGGGAGATTTATTTCGCGCGTACCGGAGAAGAGATTGCACGTATTCCAGAGGGATGCGTGATTATTACCCCGACCCTTAAACCTGCGCTGCTGACTTTTGCCGGAAATATCAACGCGGTTCTTTCGGCTACGGGAAGTCGGGCCAGTCATTTTGCCTCGGTTGCGCGTGAAATGGGTATACCTGTGCTTGTCGGTGATGTTATGGAGCGATTCAAGCAGGGGCAGCTTGTTACCGTTGACGGCATGGAAGGGGCTGTTTTTGAAGGATGTGTTGAGGATGTTTTGACCAGATCGTTCAGCACTGCTGAGGTTTCCTCGCGTGTGCTTGATCTGTACAAAGATATTATTCCTCATACGGTCAAGCTAACTTTGACTGACCCGCAGGGGGATAATTTTTCAGCACAAGGGTGTAGATCTTTACATGATCTCGTGCGGTTTTGTCATGAAAAATCAATAAATGAAATGTTCTCACTGGTTGATAAAAGAGGTCTCGGCATGGGGAGGGCAAAGCAGTTAGAAACCGGATTGCCGCTGGTCCTTTATGTAATCGATTTGGATCGTGGACTGTCTTCGGGAACAGAAAAGAAAAAAATAGTCAGGCCGGATGATATAAGTTCTACCCCCATGCAGGCATTATGGCTCGGTCTTGCTGATAAAAGGGTTCCGTGGTCCGAAGAGCTTACCCATGTGGACTGGGAGGAGTTTGATCGCATGTCTGCCGGAATTTTTAATAAAAATTCTAAAATCTTGGCAAGCTATGGAATTCTGGCAAAAGATTACCTGCATCTGCTGGTCCGCTTCGGATACCATCTTTCGGAAGTGGATTCCCTGTGCGGCGATGATGCGATGCAGAATTATATAAAATTTCGCTTTAAGGGCGGTGGTGCAGGTATTGATAATAGGCTGCTCCGGCTTCAGTTTATAAGTCAGGTTTTAAATCATTACGGTTTTGAAATTAAAATTCGCGGAGACATGCTTGATGCTGTCAGTGCCCGTCTTGACCGTTTTGAAACTGAAAGGCAGCTTTCTGTTCTCGGATATTTGATGGCTGTTACCCGTCTTATGGATATGCGCATGGTTGATAATGCTCAGGTTGATGATGAAGTAAGCTCTTTTATTAAAGATGCGGAGAATATTGATGGCTGAGCAAAGCGGCAATGTTGCATATATTCTTACATGGGTCACCGATCAGCTTGCAGTCGGCTGCGCCCCTATGAGCCATGTTCAGCTTGCGTCTATTAAAAAGCAGGGTGTGGATGTAATACTCAATCTTTGCGGTGAATTTTGCGACCTCCATGACATTGAACGTGATGCGGGATTTGATGTTCATTACATGCCGCTTGAAGATGAAGAAGCTCCTGATCTGATTGAGCTTGAGAGAGCCTTGGCGTGGATGGATGAGGCCATCTATCTGGGCAAGAAAGTTCTGATTCATTGCCGACACGGCATCGGGCGCACTGGAACAGTACTTAATGCCTACCTGTTGCGGCGGGGGCTGGGGCATAAACTTGCCGGAAAGAAGATGAAAAAACTTCGTTCCAAGCCGGCGAATTTTGTTCAGTGGTGGACGGTGCGCAAATATGGACGGCAAAGCGGAAAACTAACTGCGCGTGCTCCTTCACTTGAGTTTAAGCGGCTGGTTGATCTTGCTCCTTTTTTTAATGACTACTACAAACTTGTGGAAGAGGTTGAGAGCAGAGCCGCCGAAACAGCAGGGCGCAAGCTCTGCGGTCTTGATGATGACCATTGCTGCCGGACTCCGGTCAGCCTGACTTTGGTTGAGGCGTTGCATGTCAGCCACAGCATTAATCTTGAACTTCGGCAGGATGTCCGCCTCAAGGTTATTGAGAAGGCGGTAGAAACGGCCCGTGCTGAACGGCGCACGGTAAGTGATTTGAACTCTGAGGGTAAAACGAAGTACTGTCTTTCCAGAGCCGGAGCTGAATGTCCTTTGCTCGAAAATGGAAAATGTCTTTTATTTGACTACCGCCCCCTGCAATGCCGGGCTTTTGGTCTGGATATTTCAAGAGATGGCAGGCTCTGGCATGATACATTGATTCCTGCTCTGGATAAAGTTTCACTGGAAGTCTGGTTTGCCTACACTGGGATGCTTCATGATGAAACCATGCCCTTGTTTTCTCTGCCGGATGTGGTGTCGGGTAAGTTCATTGAGCAGCTTTTCAAGCTTATGATGACTTTTGGAATTGATGATAATTTGTAAAGTTGAAACTTCTCAATAAACGCCCGTTTTCCCTGTTCTGGGGAAAACGGGCGTTTATAAATTCAAAGCTTATCTTTTAAAATCGTTTATCAATGACCCGCCTGATCTTACCTGTAGCCTCGATACGCGGAATTCCTCCGGTCGGAACTACGAGAACTTTGACGGCTCTGATGTTGTTTTTTTCACGGTTTTTGCCAAGAGTTTCAATATCTTCACTTAAACATCTGTAGACATTGCTGGCCAGTTCATAGTCATCTACCGCTTCACAGTCTCCAGCCTCAACCCTTATGATGATATCTATTTCGTTACCGTTCAGTTCAAGTCTGACCTGAAAAACAGGCGCAAGCTGTTTAAATTTACCAAGACAGGAGCCGATCTGTTCAAGCGACATGGCATCATGGTTGAATTCCAGAATTTCATCGGATCGTTGCAGCAGTTTGAAGCGGGGGCTGGTGCGTCCACAGGGGCATGGCTCATCAATCCATTCAATATTGTCACCCACTTTCATGCGAATGGCCGGTTGCATTGTGCGGATCAGCGAGGTGGCAATGATACCTCCATCATCGTCCCGTTCGACAATGCAGTGCGGTTGCAGGATATGATGCTGCGTGCCTGTGCAATGTTTACACTGAAATCCGATGGGGCCTACTTCCGCAGCCCCGTATCCAGCTGAATGAAAAGTCGCATCGGGCCAGACGGCAGTCAGGTAGTCTTGCTGCTGTGTGGTCAGGGGAGTCGAAGCAAAACCAACTTTTTCAATGTTTAAATTGACTTTGCGGCGGCATGCCTCCTGCGCTATTTGTACCAGCGTTGGCGAGATGCCGAACAAGGTGTTCGGACGCATCATTTCAAGAAACTCCAATGTTCTTTCAATAGGCTGGTTGTCGGTGATAGGTAGAATATTGCAGCGAACCTGTTCCAGAGCACGGTAGGTAACCAGAAAACCGGTCCAGAAGGCTCCCGCCCTGATGCAGTTCGCGACCACATCGCCGGGCGCAATGCCGCATGCAGCAAGTCCGTATGCAGTTCCTTCGCAGATTTCACTGAATTCATCTAGCCCGTATCGGGCAAAGGTCATCCGTCCGGAAGTTCCTCCGGTGGAGAAGGTGTAAAATCCACCGGTGGTGCGGGTGAAAAGGGCGTTATTGCAAGTTTGCCCTTCTGAGCAGAGGGATTGTTTATCGATAACCGGAAGGGCGGATAATTCGCCGATGTTTTTCAGCGGTAACTCAATGCCCTTATAGCGTTTTTTATAGAAAGGGGCCTCAGTGGCTGAGCTGAGTATTTGATTCAGCTTTTCAAGCTGGTACATTTCGGCTGTATTTATATCAGCATAATGAATATCAGTCATAGGGCCTCCCTGTGTTTACCGCAGTCGATTACATCTATTTATGTTCATCGTAGCAGAAACCTTGAGGCTGTGTACATAGCGCGGCAGATGTTTTTGCCGGAAGAGGGGAGTGGCCTCCGGTCAGCCTTTTTTTAAATTATGAGTAAGGTATTTATCCAGCTGGTTGGTAAAGTTCTGCTTGTCTTTGGGGCTGAATGCGGCGGGACCACCGGAAACAGTGCCGGCACTGCGCAGTTCTTCCATGAGATTGCGCATGCTTAAAATTCCTTTGATATTA harbors:
- a CDS encoding PEP/pyruvate-binding domain-containing protein codes for the protein MDVVKVLRYWAENIFTPRSMLQRKYESFKALLEYDSKALNLIADLEEIFYGEKLADRQQTVALHAELADAVEGMIRQLLVMNPLNYHDLPDNFQRINTAARTSVIPQLSESKVPYIISLAEAGEQPHLAGGKGANLGKVFNLDGINVPTGFVITANAFHYFIEYNGLRAELDKRLCKMEAGKRDLLAVLTLEIQELILAGELPPDLVDEMEQARCQYLEDETILAVRSSALAEDSEISFAGQYASELNIAVDDVVDAYKRVLAGKYCPRAVSYRIVNGLTDSDTAMAVLIIPMIDARSAGVIYSIDPDCLNRDSIGIYGVSGLGNSLVDGSVVPAKASLHREQTPRLVSECAFDSASLPDEKMLVELARCALRLEEYFGCPQDVEWAIDQGGEFHILQTRPLQQEHDVATVTHGPIPAVPYIDGLERASAGAGCGEIYFARTGEEIARIPEGCVIITPTLKPALLTFAGNINAVLSATGSRASHFASVAREMGIPVLVGDVMERFKQGQLVTVDGMEGAVFEGCVEDVLTRSFSTAEVSSRVLDLYKDIIPHTVKLTLTDPQGDNFSAQGCRSLHDLVRFCHEKSINEMFSLVDKRGLGMGRAKQLETGLPLVLYVIDLDRGLSSGTEKKKIVRPDDISSTPMQALWLGLADKRVPWSEELTHVDWEEFDRMSAGIFNKNSKILASYGILAKDYLHLLVRFGYHLSEVDSLCGDDAMQNYIKFRFKGGGAGIDNRLLRLQFISQVLNHYGFEIKIRGDMLDAVSARLDRFETERQLSVLGYLMAVTRLMDMRMVDNAQVDDEVSSFIKDAENIDG
- a CDS encoding protein-tyrosine phosphatase family protein; the encoded protein is MAEQSGNVAYILTWVTDQLAVGCAPMSHVQLASIKKQGVDVILNLCGEFCDLHDIERDAGFDVHYMPLEDEEAPDLIELERALAWMDEAIYLGKKVLIHCRHGIGRTGTVLNAYLLRRGLGHKLAGKKMKKLRSKPANFVQWWTVRKYGRQSGKLTARAPSLEFKRLVDLAPFFNDYYKLVEEVESRAAETAGRKLCGLDDDHCCRTPVSLTLVEALHVSHSINLELRQDVRLKVIEKAVETARAERRTVSDLNSEGKTKYCLSRAGAECPLLENGKCLLFDYRPLQCRAFGLDISRDGRLWHDTLIPALDKVSLEVWFAYTGMLHDETMPLFSLPDVVSGKFIEQLFKLMMTFGIDDNL
- a CDS encoding phenylacetate--CoA ligase family protein, encoding MTDIHYADINTAEMYQLEKLNQILSSATEAPFYKKRYKGIELPLKNIGELSALPVIDKQSLCSEGQTCNNALFTRTTGGFYTFSTGGTSGRMTFARYGLDEFSEICEGTAYGLAACGIAPGDVVANCIRAGAFWTGFLVTYRALEQVRCNILPITDNQPIERTLEFLEMMRPNTLFGISPTLVQIAQEACRRKVNLNIEKVGFASTPLTTQQQDYLTAVWPDATFHSAGYGAAEVGPIGFQCKHCTGTQHHILQPHCIVERDDDGGIIATSLIRTMQPAIRMKVGDNIEWIDEPCPCGRTSPRFKLLQRSDEILEFNHDAMSLEQIGSCLGKFKQLAPVFQVRLELNGNEIDIIIRVEAGDCEAVDDYELASNVYRCLSEDIETLGKNREKNNIRAVKVLVVPTGGIPRIEATGKIRRVIDKRF